ACTATCAACGATTGCGAATCTTGTCACGGCAAAAATGGGGTTTCAACAGATCCCACTACGCCCACCATTGCGGGTTACTCTGCGTTTTACATGGAAAACGCTTTGATACTGCTTCAAGCCCGCGGCCGTCCCTGCCCACCGGTAACCTACCCCCGTGGCCCAAAGGCGGGAAAGCAAACCACCATGTGCAAGGCTGTAGCGACACTAGATGACTATAGTCTGAGCGAGCTTTCCAGGTATTTTTCAGAAAAAACCTTTAAACCTGCCATCCAAACTTTCGACCCAAGCCAAGTGACAAAAGGAAAGTCCTTGCATGAGAAACATTGCCAGGATTGCCATGACGATGGCGCTACGGCGGGTACAGATTCCGGTTTTCTTGCTGGGCAATGGACACCGGTTTTACGCGCCCAGCTAAACGCCTTTGCCGCAGGAAAACGACCAATGGATGCCGATATGAAGATAAAAACAAATGGCCTAAAAGCAGAGGAAGTAACGGCGTTATTGCATTTTTATGCGAGCTTTCAGTAACATAAACTCAAATCCAGATTTCTACTATTTGACTCGTTATCTCGGGCCTTTAAAAGCCCGACGAGTTGATTAAGCCAGCATTTTTCATTGTATGTTGTAGATACTCGTTCTAAGCAAATGACAGCTTGTGGGGATAGCAAAATGGGGGGTTAACACCAACACCATTAATAGCCTTCTAACAATGTTTCTAACAAAAACCCACAATAACCCAATAATGCCGACGGGCCTGCCTTGCCTAAGACTCACACGCCCCTGGACGATAATGCTGAACATTTGTATCTGCACAGGCGCTACACCCATTTGCATAGGTCACGTCCTCCGTAGCTGGGCATGGCGTAGTCACACATTGCCTTTTGGTATCTCTAGTAGCGCACACTGGCACGTAATCTCTCGTACACCGTGGAGATCGCGGTTCGCGGCATTCAGTAACCGGTATTGCGTAGTTCTCATTAAGATCAGCCGAGGTCTCGATCTCGTCAGCACTACTTTTTATTGCGGAAGCGCACGCAGAAATAACAAGCGCAACACCAAACAATAGAATAAAGGTATAGACATACTGCATAGATAAACTCCCCTTAACGTAAGGCCTTCGAAATAAATAAACCCACAAATTCGGTAGCAAATAAAAATCAGGTTTTAACCCGTTATTGGCTTTCAGGCACTTCCTATTGGTTTCTAGGGCAAATAAGTAGACAGACAACCCTAGAAAGCTAGAATAGTACACAGATTAAAGATACCTACATTCATGAAGAAGGTCATCTTGAAAAAGCGTTATATTTCGGTAAATCACTTCGCTTAGTACAGCATTCTGCTGTCGTGTCTGCTGTAGCCGTAAATAGCCTATACGCAAGCACCTGAAATAAATGACCTGATGGGCCTATCACTCAAAGATTTAATGTCAATAAAAGTAGAGGTTGCCTCAAGGCATAAAGAACAAGCTAGACTTACCCCCTCCTCCGTCACTATTTTTTTACGTCACCAGATATTAGAAATGGAGGTTCGCAGCGTAGAGGAATTATTGAATTTCGTGCCTGGCTTTCAAACCTCCCGCGTCACCTTCCTTAATCAAGGCTATAGAGTAGTCGCCCGCGGCCTCGTCACTGGGCAACCATCGTATTCAGTACTTTTTTTGATGGACGGTCAGCGTATGAACTCAGATATGTCTGGTGGAGCCATGTTTGATAACCGATTTATCACAACAGCAAATGTTGACCGCGTGGAAGTCATCCTAGGCCCCGGCTCCGCCATGTATGGCTCCAGTGCATTCTCTGGCGTAGTCAACATCATCACCACAAAAGACACCAATGAGGCCTATGTCGCGGCAGACGACTATGGCAGCCGAGAGCTCTACACCAATGGTTCAGTACACAATAATCATTGAAAAGCCTCAGGTTTCACCCGATTATAGAAGGGTGACGGTGTTCACTATGGCGCCGATTTGACCTCCCAAATAGACCTTTCAACCACATCCACCCAAGACCCAAATCAGGGTGTAGACGGTAAGGCCACTATTTCTTTTCTCAGATTAATTACACGGCACATTGGGCATGCGCCTCGATAAACCCACGGGTATCGGCGCAGATTTCAATCCACGTACCGCACTTATTTTTACTCCGTCACCCACACGAAGCTTTAAACTAATGTACGGAGAAGCCTTTCGTGCCCCCAACCGCTTGCAAACCGATGATGTGTATATTGGCAACCCAGCCATCAAATCAGAAAAAATCCGCACACTGGAAACAGCTTGGCTACAAAATTGGGCTGAACAGCTCAACAAAAATATAAGCCTACAAAGCGCCGTAACACTGTTTGTAAGTAAGCATAAGAACCGTATCAGCCTAAAACCTGGCGGAGGCCCTTTTGGACTAACTCTCAATAACGAAACAGATACCCTTACAACCTCTGGGTTGGAGATGGAGATGTCGGCCAGAATGGGTTCTTTCACCCGCCTACGCATGGCCTATACCTATTTACCCCAAACAGAAAAGAACCACAATCGTTTTCAACTGACACACTCTCGCTCATTGCCAGCTACAACCGAACGGAATGGGGTGCAAACCTCAATACTCAGTTTCACAGCAACACACAACAAGTTATCGTTACGCGAACCAACCCCTCGCTAAAAACACTAGAGGCGTATTGGCTATTAAATGCATCGTTTTACAAGGCAAATTACGACAATACCAAATTTATAGCCCGCGCCTATAATCTTACCGATGCTACTTATTATTCACCGAGCATGAACCGACGGATGGTGACTGGATTAGAAAATAGAGGCCGTATGTTTACCTTTGGTGTAGAGGTAGCATTTTGAGCATTGCTCAATAGGCTATGCGCAAAGGCTTGTGTTACTCACCGCACTAGCGGATTTATGTAAAACCCTGCGCTAAAGAAATAACGCTAAAAAACCTTGCCACCCTCCATTCGCTATTTTTCGCCATTAGGCGAAAGTACAGCGCTAGCCACGAAAGCCTTCCATGCGTATAAATCACACATAAAAAAAGGAGCACCCAAAAGGTACTCCTTATATCTGCCGTATTGTACGGTTCATTCAAACACCCAAACACTTATCGAGCCTGAGCGCTCGAATACAGTGTAAACGAATACCTTAGTCCACTTCTTCTGGCATAAACGCCCTATCCATGCCGCTCAACGCCGTATCCGAATATCGCTTGGCAACCGCGCCATATACC
The Teredinibacter franksiae DNA segment above includes these coding regions:
- a CDS encoding c-type cytochrome, with the translated sequence MNIQHRFLALFFLLSPAIATAQDSALLDNPIDPELLITINDCESCHGKNGVSTDPTTPTIAGYSAFYMENALILLQARGRPCPPVTYPRGPKAGKQTTMCKAVATLDDYSLSELSRYFSEKTFKPAIQTFDPSQVTKGKSLHEKHCQDCHDDGATAGTDSGFLAGQWTPVLRAQLNAFAAGKRPMDADMKIKTNGLKAEEVTALLHFYASFQ
- a CDS encoding TonB-dependent receptor plug domain-containing protein; its protein translation is MSIKVEVASRHKEQARLTPSSVTIFLRHQILEMEVRSVEELLNFVPGFQTSRVTFLNQGYRVVARGLVTGQPSYSVLFLMDGQRMNSDMSGGAMFDNRFITTANVDRVEVILGPGSAMYGSSAFSGVVNIITTKDTNEAYVAADDYGSRELYTNGSVHNNH
- a CDS encoding TonB-dependent receptor domain-containing protein, producing the protein MRLDKPTGIGADFNPRTALIFTPSPTRSFKLMYGEAFRAPNRLQTDDVYIGNPAIKSEKIRTLETAWLQNWAEQLNKNISLQSAVTLFVSKHKNRISLKPGGGPFGLTLNNETDTLTTSGLEMEMSARMGSFTRLRMAYTYLPQTEKNHNRFQLTHSRSLPATTERNGVQTSILSFTATHNKLSLREPTPR